The Hippocampus zosterae strain Florida chromosome 2, ASM2543408v3, whole genome shotgun sequence genome contains the following window.
GTCATGACATAAAACTTTAATTTTGACTGTTTAAAGAATGAAAACATTAGGCATAATCCATGTATAGCTGTTTCTGTTGCCAGAAGAGAGGTTCAAGCTTCCCGCTGCACGCGGCAACCCAGAACATTGGTTGCGAGCacggcaataaataaataaagaaagaaagaaacaaacaaacaaacgaacaaactaaataataattattgattaatgaatgaatggttacaAGGTATATATTTTCGGATCAACCGATTTTGTGGTCAACACAATAGAGATTACAATCTTAATCAAATCCACTCAATCTATTAGAATGAGTGAACTTTATTGTTCACTCATTCTAATGGATTGCCCATGCTGTTGGCAACAGGTGTAAAACTCGTCAAGACTTCTCGGCATTTAAACGGTTttgcattttactttatttgtcccagatGCCTGAACTGACTACTGTTTTGTGTTCCCAGTACACATTTTGGAACTTCATCCCCAAGAATATGTTTGAGCAGTTCAGGAGAGTTGCCAACTTCTACTTTCTCATCATCTTTCTGGTTCAGGTAACATTACATTGATTTGATTGCATTTTCATGACAAGGTCTTTCACCAATGGTTCAGTTTGGAACAATGACAGTAACCCTCATCAGGTTGTATAGACATGATGGTCATAGCTGCATCCTCTGTGTAAATTGCATGACATCATATTAGTGTGGCACCAGGCGTCTGTAGAATATTACAAAGTAAGGCTACATAAAAATTGGAAAAGTAATACTGATcatcatgattattttaattgatATTGAAATGACTGGCGAAGGAAAATGATACTTTATTGATTTCAAAAAAACGTATCATTCAACTAGCAAAACTGTCATCCTCGACTCATACCCATTCATCCCTGCACTTTGAACACAAGAACAAGATAATCTTCTAAATATAATTTGGAATTCAGGCCTCTGACATGTTCATGCATCCACACCCTTGCCGCAATGCATCTTTCCACACATTGTTATCGTGCATTAGCATCTCCCTTATCTcttaattgttttgattttcatcttattttgtagttcagatttttatttatttactgggCTAACATGCGACCTTGGGGCCCTATTTCATATCATACCATGTGGAAATGTGTCCTGCTCCAACTTTaaactcaactttaaatgtaacttgaaagaaaaaacaaaaaaataaatgaataataaataaaaatgtatcaaaataactacaattagaaaaaaagaataaataaaaataaatgtcgtCTGTCCCAGCTCCATTAATATAATTACTTTGTAACATATTGGGAAGGAAATGTGTCTTTATAGTATAGTGATAGACACCACTAGATATTTGTTTTTATAGTcattagttttacagtaaactccaACTGGGGTGTCATGAAACAGCGTAAAGCATGCTCAGGGACGGCCGTCAGTAGTATATAACATCAAACATTTGCCGCACAAGGAACATGCATTCAGGATACCTACATAACATTGGAAAAATGCCCACACACGCAGCCGTTTGGCACATGAATCATTTTTCTGCGATATTTCAAATTTCGATTACCGGTAATTGCCCGACTGCAACCAAAGTCATCAAacatgagatgtttttttttcttcttggctTTGTCAAGTTTGTGTCATAAAATGTACCTATTGCATTCTTGCCATTCCATCCCCATCATAAAATGGAAGTGAACTAAAGGGCACTGCTTGTTGTCATTGAGCTAATGTCACTGTTGCGGCCGATTTCCATACTGCGAAATGTCTTTCCGTTGTTTTTTTAGTTGATCATTGACACACCCACCAGTCCTGTCACCAGTGGACTGCCGCTCTTCTTTGTCATCACAGTTACAGCTATCAAGCAGGTGGGAAGCCCGAAAGCCTGATGTCATGCCATGCCATGGCCTTTGTCACCATCCGCCATCTCTATTTCTCAGGGTTATGAGGACTGGCTGAGACACAAAGCGGACAAGGCTGTCAACCAGTGTCCCGTCCACGTACTGCAACATGGCAAAGTGATCTGCAAGCAGAGTCGCAAACtgcgggtgtgtttgtgtgcatatgtgtgtccAAATCAGTCACTCTTACGCCGAACAGCATATTCTATTGACTCATACCAAATTAAGGTTTCGCCCTCTGACTCATACACATATACAAAGGGGGTGCAAAAGTATGTACTGTACAAAGGTGTGAGCGTTGTACCAAGTTGTTTTCCTTCTTTATCTCGTATCTTCTTTATCTCGTATCGTATCTTGTATCGGTTACAGGGGCCCGATGAATGGCCATTATATTCACAAGGCCATTGATAAAGCTCCTGTTTTTTCATGATAAAAAGTGTACACTGGACCTACTGTACTTTTGCACCCCCCCTCGTAACTGTGTCTCAGGTTTTGGGTCACAAATGCACTCAGACCTATTGCAAATGAATGAGATAATAAATACCTCTTGGTTGGATTTGCCTCAGGTGGGAGACATAGTCTTTGTGAAGGAAGATGAATCGTTCCCCTGTGATCTCATTCTCTTGTCCTCATCCCGGGATGATGGAACCTGCCATGTCACCACAGCCAGTCTGGATGGCGAGAGCAGTCACAAGGTGCGTGAGCATTTATTATGCTGGACGTTTACTTGACACGGCCCGCCTATCTCATGTCAAGTGTTTGACCGTGCCGAGAATGTTTTGTATTTCTTCCACAGACATACTATGCAGTGCAGGACACCAAAGCTTATAACGCTGAGAAGGAGGTGGATTCAATCCATGCGACCATCGAATGTGAACAACCACAGCCAGACCTGTACAAGTCAGTGAAACCTGCTGCTGCGTACACCAGCCAGAAATTCATTTTCCCAAACATATTTCttcttattcatttatttttctgagtaGGTTTGTTGGTCGCATCAACATTTACATGAACAATGAGCCAGTGGCAAGGTAATATTACCATCTGTACCTTTCACATACAGGATATAGTGCTGTCTCGCATGCTTTATAATCAACGTTGTGCTACAACAATAAATACACATTGCAAGTTTTTCCCGCATAACAAAGTTCCGATGCACCTGAAAAGGCCATAATAACAATTGTGACTGTTCACAGGCCATTGGGATCGGAGAACCTGCTTCTCAGAGGAGCCACACTGAAGAACACAGAGTGCATTTATGGTAATTTAACAAAAAGGCAGAAGATTTCACCATCATATTTGTTAATGTTGTTTGTCAGTACTCCCTTAAGAGAAGGTTCTCATCGAACCAATATATCTGCCATTTCCTTATTTCAGCAGTTGCCATCTACACTGGGATGGAAACAAAGATGGCTCTTAACTACCAGTCCAAGTCTCAGAAACGCTCAGCAGTAGAAAAGTAAGCTTTTCTTTCCATTCCTATCCACACAACTTCTGGAACTACACCGACTGAAATCTGGAGCCTTCATTTTTCAACCCGATTTAGTGGAATGttccatctattcatccattttccaaggcgcttatcctcactagggttgcgctggcgggatacaccctggactggtcaccagccgaGGGCGGGCcacatattgacaaacaacccTTGAGACTCGCATTCACACCCACGGATAATTAAGAACATTTCATTTACCTTTTGAGGCGTGTTTTTGAATATGAGAGGAAATCTACAcaagcacggggaaaacatggcATTCACCACATAAGAAAGCCAGCGACCGGATTTGAACggcaaacctcagaactgtgaggcagttcGGCTAACCCCCTCATCCACCGTTGCCTTTACATCGGCTTTAATATCCAAACACATTTGGTGCAGAGGATTAGTATGGGGATTTAACAGGTTTTGTATTGGCAGGTCAATGAACGCCTATTTGGTGGTCTACCTATGCATTCTCATCAGCAAGGCCTTTGTCAACACAGTGctaaaatatgcgtggcaggctgacccCATCAGAGACGAGCCCTGGTACGATCAGAGAACTGAGGCAGCGAGGCAGAGAAACATTGTGAGTCTGGTAAACGCAGCATTCCACACTGCTGGTTATTTCTTTATCTTTAAGGGTTATCTATTCCTTTTGACGCTTCTCACGGTCTCCTCTTGCCTCCACAGGTGATCAGAGCCTTCACAGACTTCCTGGCCTTCATGGTCTTATTCAACTACATTATCCCCGTTTCCATGTACGTCACTGTGGAGATGCAGAAGTTCCTGGGCTCCTATTTCATGATGTGGGATGATGAGATGTTTGACCAGGAGCTTGGCGAGAGAGCAGTGGTCAACACATCGGACCTGAATGAAGAGCTGGGACAGGTTCTCCATTGTCTTGCCCTTTGTGAAAACATTTCTCCAGTTGGCATGTTCATCGATGTAGCCTTGAATTCTTCTCTCCAGGTGGAGTATGTGTTTACTGATAAGACAGGAACGCTGACAGAGAACAACATGGAGTTCATCGAGTGCTGTGTGGATGGACATGTTTATGTCGCCCAAGCTATTTGTAATGGACAGGTGATAATACAActcttgtattttctttttgtcatcaaACGATTGTGAAATTAATgttggcatcccttactgcctcAATTCATTCTTTCATGTATTTAGGTTTTGCCTGGTGCAGACAGCATGGACATGATTGACACATCACCGGGTCCTGAGGCCAGGGTGAGTGAGGACACAAATCGACTGTCTGTCTGCAGTATTTGTCTTGAAGTAAGTGGGAGTACTTGTGTTGCCTCTCAAAACAATAGCAGCGCGAGGAGTTGTTTTTCCGTGCGCTGTGCTTATGCCACACTGTGCAAGTGAAAGAGGAGGAGACGGTAGATGGCATCAAGCAGGGCATCCACCTTGGCAAGTCCACTTCCTTCTACATCTCGTCCTCTCCGGATGAGGTGGCGCTTGTAGAGGGCATGAAGAGGTGCCTTACATGCACATGAATCGTTTGGTCAAAATTATTTATGCGACCTTGCGTAAAAACTCTTCTTTTAAAATTTGTGTGTTGCAATATGTTTGTTGTGCTGAAGACTTGGCTTCACGTATCTGAGACTCAAAGACAGTCACATGGAAATCTTGAACCGGGAAGAGGAGATTGAGAGGTTCGTGTCCCTccttgatactttttttttttttttttaaatctctctgcATGCAGAGGATTATTAATCTGCATCTATGAAATGGCTAATTGGATGCAATGTTGTTACCCAATCAGGTTTGAACTCCTGGAAGTTCTGACCTTTGACTCTGTCAGAAGGAGGATGAGCGTCATTGTCAGGGCCAGCACCGGTAATAAGGATCTTCTGTTTGGGTTTCTCATCAGATTTATATACCGTACATATTatatatttcttcttttttgtttatttgcccATGTCTCCAGGTGAACTGTACCTTTTCTGCAAAGGAGCAGACTCCTCCATCTTCCCAAGGGTTATATCAGGCAAGGTGGATCAAGTCAGAGCTCGGGTGGAGCACAATGCAGTGGTGAGAGCAGACACGCATACTCAAAAGACATACTGCACTCTATATCCACTCTGCATTCATCACGTGCCAACTGGATTTCTTCCAAGGAGGGTCTTCGGACACTCTGTGTGGCATACCGGCCGCTCAGTCCGGCGCAGTACCAGGAGGTGTGCTTACTTTTGAGTCAAGCCAAGTTGGCACTACAGGACAGGGATAAACGTCTGGCGGAGGCTTATGACATTATTGAGAAAGACCTCATCCTGCTAGGAGCCACTGCTGTGGAAGACAGGTAGGTGTCAGCATTCAATTTGGGCTCGTCTGAACTCATTTGGGGATTTAATATTGGTAATCGTGGCTCTGAACTCTGTGTGTGGCGTTTGAATGTTCTCTTCACCTGAGCCTAAAGCATGCATGCCATAGGTTAAATTCAAGCCCATCGTGAGTGTCAATGACTGTCTTGTCTACACGTGCCCTTCCGATtgactggcaaacagttcagagtGTGCCCCCCCTATTGCTGAGAGGTCGAATGTGGAGGTTCTGGGCTGCTGCGGAGACACACGGCCTGCGTTGGATGTACTGCCAAATTGTCTGAAACGCCTTCGGAGAAGGCTTGAAATGAATATTCAATTCATAGGCAAACGCTCTTGATGGGCATTCCTCCAGTCCGAATGCCAATTGCACGCTCCCTCCAAACTTGTCCAAATCTGTGTCAGCATGCTAAACTGCACATTTCAgagtggccttttttttgtgtgtggccaCCCTAAGGCACATCTTTGCAATAATCAGGCTGTCCACTCAGCATCTTGATACGCCACACCTGCGAGGTGATTATCTCGACAGAGGAGAAATGCTCACCAACACAGATTTAGACAGACTTGGGAACAATATTTCAGGAAAATGGCCTTTTGTGGATGTAGAAAAACGTTTCGATCTTTGCCAAAAGGGCTCATAATTTTGTTCAGTGTAGCCATAACAAATGAAATAGTCAACCCTCTTGATGCGCTACTTGCTTGACCCTTCCTCAAACTTGACCTTTGCAGACTCCAAGAAAAAGCGGCAGACACCATTGAGTCCCTGCACAAAGCTGGAATGAAGGTGTGGGTGCTGACAGGTGACAAGATGGAGACGGCAGCCGCCACTTGCTATGCCAGCAAGCTCTTCCACCGCAACACGCAGATCCTGGAGCTGACCACCAAGCGCACAGAGGAGCAGAGCCTTCACGATGTCCTATTTGATCTGAGCAGAACCGTCCTCAGGCAGCATGGCGGCATGAGCAGGGACGTTTCTGGGTGTGTTTTGAAAGATGTCTGCGGCTTTTGGAGAATTGCAGCCAGAAGTCGCTTAGGTAGCACACAGTGTGATCTTGCGGTCTTGTGACTGTGCAGTTTATCAGGTGACTACATGGACTATGGCCTCATCATCGATGGAGCAACCCTCTCAACGGTAATGAAGCCAGGCCAGGAGGACTCAAACTCCGGAAACTACAAAGAGATTTTCCTAGAAATTTGCCGCAACTGCAGTGCTGTCCTCTGCTGTCGAATGGCGCCGCTTCAGAAAGCGCAGGTACAAAGGCAACCTCTGCCTCGGAATTGACCAATTTCATATTCTAAAATAGAAGAGCAAGGCTCACTGGTTTGCACTCGTTATTCTGATTTTTGACCTTTCTAGATTGTGAAGCTGATCAAGACTTCCAAGGAGCATCCAATCACACTTGCCATTGGAGACGGAGCCAATGATGTCAGCATGATCCTCGAAGCTCATGTTGGCAtaggtgaacacttttttttaagcatttaaaATTGAGAATCAGTTCAGGGGCCAACATAAATGGCCTTGTCCCTCAGGTATCATGGGTAAAGAAGGACGTCAAGCAGTGAGGAACAGCGACTATGCCATTCCCAAATTCAAACACCTGAAGAAGATTCTGCTTGTCCATGGACATTATTATTACATACGCATCTCTGAACTTGTGCAATACTTCTTTTACAAGGTATGGGTACCTGTAGTGTGGATGGCGTGTTCTTTTCATGCAAGGTGGGGGATGGACCGACCGAGTTTATGCTTCTATTCCTGCAGAATGTCTGTTTCATCTTCCCGCAATTTCTATACCAGTTCTTCTGTGGTTTCTCACAACAGGTAGGGATGCACTCGCACAAGCACAGCGAAGCACAGAAAGACACCACAAATGATCAAATGTCTCACTCATCGTGTCTCTCCTCATTTTCAGCCACTCTATGATACAGCCTACTTGACTCTGTACAACATTAGCTTCACTTCCCTGCCCATTCTGGTCTACAGTCTCATTGAACAGCACATCAACATGGACATCCTGAAGAAGGACCCGTCCCTATACAGGTTGGAGCTCACCATAATTGGCTTACCGACTGTGCTCATCTGACATGGGTGTTTTCTGAGTgactacaacacacacacacacacacacacacacatacatgcactaCCAGTAAAAGCTACCAATATCTGTAGTTCCAGAAGTGATTGGACAGTGAAAAATAGTTTGATTATTTTGCCTACATCTACACACcactaaaattaaataaaccaGAATGGAAATACCACTTTTAAGCCACATACTGTGCATAAATGGGCTGTAATTTGTGACtaccactttttttcttggtctGAAAATCTACTCTTGAATTTCACTTGAGTTACTATATTTGAAATGCTTCGTTTGAAAGCGTTGTCTGGTCATTTCGGACACAACGGTAACTGTTCCAAAGAATACCGTAAACTGGAATGAACTGTATTTGATGAATCAAAAGTAACTCTGTCAAATGAACACATCACATCCTGATCTGGAGCTTCTCCATCAGGAGTCAATGAAGTATTGATGAGTACCGGTAGGTGTGTTTTTGCTCATGGTCATGGTTTTTCCTTACCTTCACAGGGACATTGCCAAGAATTCATTACTGCGGTGGCCCATCTTCATTTATTGGACTCTCTTAGGTGTATATGATGCCATTGTGATATTCTTTGGTGCTTACTTCCTGTTTGACAACGCCACCTTTACCAGCAACGGACAGGTAGCACCAGCGTGTCCACAACAACACTCTTGCTTTGTCTAGTTTAAGTTACCATTGAGGTtaccaaaacaacaataataataatagtaataataagaataaataagACAGAGTGGGATGGGGATGGAATAATAGCAGGTAGTACAATGTCAGGCGACGAGTCACAAACAATTTGAGTCTGTTGTCTTGACTACCGGTAGTTTAATCTTGGTTTCAATGTCCATCTGCAGATTTGCTGTCATGCCAGATGGGTGTTAGATGTCAGAGTTTTTAGAGTAGACTGTCTGCTCAAATGTCACCACCATCTGTCTGCCACCTTTCATTCGTAACCAATGTTACCGTCCTCAAACTTTGTCAGCTtcttgattatttttctttgcatcagttctttttttttttttttttttttcctccaggcgCCAAACTGTGGTTTAGCTGTTATGATTTTCTTTTGCTGGCCTTCGTTTTCCTCTTCTCTTACCTTTCTGTTGCCTTTTCTTTATGCTTCTCTTTTCCTCCTCCCAGCTAATGACAACCAACACACAGATGGTAAGCGTGCCCGCAACTCACTGTCGGCCCTCCAAGAGCCCCAGTCTGACCCAGTCACACTGCCTCATACAGAACCAACCATTGCCCGCTCACTCACCTCTCATCTCATGTCCCTTCTCTCAGTGCTTGCTGTAGATACAACAGCTGTAGGCTAGGTGCATATTCACTCACACCCATGTTTACTCTTATTCTAAACCTCCCTTTTACAATTTGGATACACTGTCAGAAAAACGGGTACCGTAGGTGGTCCACTTTTTGTTCTCCAAGGTACAAATTTTTGTCATGTACCCTGTAGGGTTCACCTAGCCCTAGGGACAATCAGTTTCACAAATTGGTAAAAGGACCGTATCTTTACATTTATGGTCGCATGTAAGGGTGCAAACAAGTGCAAGGCCTCGACGGATGTCTTTCAAAAGAGCTCACTGTTGTATTGaatgctcttaaaaaaaaacagtaagggTAGTCATATAGACTGGGAATGTGAAACTTCATTGAACTGACAAGGGTTCTTGCGAAGAAAACCTATTGTTGTCTGTGTACAGtactttagtattttttttaccaatctTCAGTTCCCAGGATCCTTTGTGGTACGCTATACGGATAATCATTTTCTCTTAAGCGTGTTCACTACCCGTGTTTCACTATGCGCTCAGCATGTAGTGCTACACCTGTACATGTGATTGTGAACATCTTGATATATACAAGGTAGATGCTTTCCTTTCTTCTGTATGTTGACAGGGTTGTCGCTAGCGTGATTTTCTTCTCTTATAGAGGTAAATAGTTGCTGGTGCTACACAAATTGATATGGATAAAGCACATAATTACAACTAGAAAATGATCAGGTCTGGTAGGGGAATCATTTTTATCATGTTGTCCATCCTCGATCCAGACGGCGCCCTTTGCAGCCAAATATGATGTACTGTACCTTTTAGTTACAGTTTTGCCTATAATGAGTACAAATATGTActctaagataaaaaaaaaatactctatgATACACATTTCTCCACAAACGGTACAAATTTTAAGGGTCCCAATACGAACCTTGTTTAAAAGATACAACCGAAGTGAATGCTACAAGGTACTGCCCCAGTGACAAGCCATTGGACCCTAAAAGGTATCATAAATGTCACgctttttttctgacagtgtatgtgtgtgacagAACATAATATGATTAGGTATTTACATGTGACAATGAGAAGCTGTTTGCCTGCATCCATTCTCAACAAAAAGATGTTAGGACTGGGGGAGGATTCTTGTTGTTGCTGATGAAGTACAGGGAAGCGAAGTGTGAAAGCCCACTTGGCACCtttatgttgtttgttttattccatCCACTAATGGCCATTAGCGCTTATGATGAGACAATTGAAATGGATTCGacttgcaaaatgttttttcttactttgtgtagaacaaaacaataaaaagcaaaaaatatagcagggttatttatttcttgttgGTTGTTGCTTATTTCATGACCCAACATTGTGTCAACATGTTGTCCCTCCCTCATGTCGCTGTTGACCATCTGTGGATTGATTGACGCGTGTTGATTTTACGCACACATTCATCATTGATATGTTCTTGTCTGTTTTACCGTTCAGCGTTTGTTTTTGCCGAATTAAAGTGATTTGAGACAGCAAACGGctacaatattttgtttttctcccggCAGATGTTTGGAAACTGGACCTTTGGGACGCTGGTCTTTACAGTGCTGGTCTTCATAGTTACATTCAAGGTATCCCATatccacacaaatgcacacacgcgctcacacacattGACATATCTTCCCTGCCTCCAGTTGGCCCTTGATACACATTACTGGACCTGGATCAACCACTTTGTAATATGGGGCTCGCTTATCTTCTTTGTGGTGTTCTCTCTGCTGTGGGGAGGAATCATCTGGTAGGCTTTGTACAATCCCACCACCCCCATTGACCCCCCTTCTCATTTTGCTCTGTAATGTTGAGAGCTGTTCTCTCTGATTGACTGGTTGTCCCGAAATGTCTTGTGTCCTGCAGGCCCTTCCTCAACTACCAAAGGATGTACTATGTATTCATGCAGATGTTGTCTAGTGGCCCTGCATGGCTGAGCATAGTACTGTT
Protein-coding sequences here:
- the atp11a gene encoding phospholipid-transporting ATPase IH isoform X5 — protein: MGLDLSTLRTLISRYCVGEENWVDSRTIYIGHKKPPPGAEAFIQQRFPDNRIVSSKYTFWNFIPKNMFEQFRRVANFYFLIIFLVQLIIDTPTSPVTSGLPLFFVITVTAIKQGYEDWLRHKADKAVNQCPVHVLQHGKVICKQSRKLRVGDIVFVKEDESFPCDLILLSSSRDDGTCHVTTASLDGESSHKTYYAVQDTKAYNAEKEVDSIHATIECEQPQPDLYKFVGRINIYMNNEPVARPLGSENLLLRGATLKNTECIYAVAIYTGMETKMALNYQSKSQKRSAVEKSMNAYLVVYLCILISKAFVNTVLKYAWQADPIRDEPWYDQRTEAARQRNIVIRAFTDFLAFMVLFNYIIPVSMYVTVEMQKFLGSYFMMWDDEMFDQELGERAVVNTSDLNEELGQVEYVFTDKTGTLTENNMEFIECCVDGHVYVAQAICNGQVLPGADSMDMIDTSPGPEARQREELFFRALCLCHTVQVKEEETVDGIKQGIHLGKSTSFYISSSPDEVALVEGMKRLGFTYLRLKDSHMEILNREEEIERFELLEVLTFDSVRRRMSVIVRASTGELYLFCKGADSSIFPRVISGKVDQVRARVEHNAVEGLRTLCVAYRPLSPAQYQEVCLLLSQAKLALQDRDKRLAEAYDIIEKDLILLGATAVEDRLQEKAADTIESLHKAGMKVWVLTGDKMETAAATCYASKLFHRNTQILELTTKRTEEQSLHDVLFDLSRTVLRQHGGMSRDVSGLSGDYMDYGLIIDGATLSTVMKPGQEDSNSGNYKEIFLEICRNCSAVLCCRMAPLQKAQIVKLIKTSKEHPITLAIGDGANDVSMILEAHVGIGIMGKEGRQAVRNSDYAIPKFKHLKKILLVHGHYYYIRISELVQYFFYKPLYDTAYLTLYNISFTSLPILVYSLIEQHINMDILKKDPSLYRDIAKNSLLRWPIFIYWTLLGVYDAIVIFFGAYFLFDNATFTSNGQLMTTNTQMMFGNWTFGTLVFTVLVFIVTFKLALDTHYWTWINHFVIWGSLIFFVVFSLLWGGIIWPFLNYQRMYYVFMQMLSSGPAWLSIVLLIISSLLPDVLKKVIWRSLWPTTTERIQNADKVYKGQLSEFTPLSSIHAAPNAGSRRRGSGIHRNTPNPTRSEPFTKKAMVTRWQRPPDYCTFTPLLGFTDVNRTSKQGQTFSRAGPETLV
- the atp11a gene encoding phospholipid-transporting ATPase IH isoform X3, with the translated sequence MGLDLSTLRTLISRYCVGEENWVDSRTIYIGHKKPPPGAEAFIQQRFPDNRIVSSKYTFWNFIPKNMFEQFRRVANFYFLIIFLVQLIIDTPTSPVTSGLPLFFVITVTAIKQGYEDWLRHKADKAVNQCPVHVLQHGKVICKQSRKLRVGDIVFVKEDESFPCDLILLSSSRDDGTCHVTTASLDGESSHKTYYAVQDTKAYNAEKEVDSIHATIECEQPQPDLYKFVGRINIYMNNEPVARPLGSENLLLRGATLKNTECIYAVAIYTGMETKMALNYQSKSQKRSAVEKSMNAYLVVYLCILISKAFVNTVLKYAWQADPIRDEPWYDQRTEAARQRNIVIRAFTDFLAFMVLFNYIIPVSMYVTVEMQKFLGSYFMMWDDEMFDQELGERAVVNTSDLNEELGQVEYVFTDKTGTLTENNMEFIECCVDGHVYVAQAICNGQVLPGADSMDMIDTSPGPEARREELFFRALCLCHTVQVKEEETVDGIKQGIHLGKSTSFYISSSPDEVALVEGMKRLGFTYLRLKDSHMEILNREEEIERFELLEVLTFDSVRRRMSVIVRASTGELYLFCKGADSSIFPRVISGKVDQVRARVEHNAVEGLRTLCVAYRPLSPAQYQEVCLLLSQAKLALQDRDKRLAEAYDIIEKDLILLGATAVEDRLQEKAADTIESLHKAGMKVWVLTGDKMETAAATCYASKLFHRNTQILELTTKRTEEQSLHDVLFDLSRTVLRQHGGMSRDVSGLSGDYMDYGLIIDGATLSTVMKPGQEDSNSGNYKEIFLEICRNCSAVLCCRMAPLQKAQIVKLIKTSKEHPITLAIGDGANDVSMILEAHVGIGIMGKEGRQAVRNSDYAIPKFKHLKKILLVHGHYYYIRISELVQYFFYKNVCFIFPQFLYQFFCGFSQQPLYDTAYLTLYNISFTSLPILVYSLIEQHINMDILKKDPSLYRDIAKNSLLRWPIFIYWTLLGVYDAIVIFFGAYFLFDNATFTSNGQLMTTNTQMMFGNWTFGTLVFTVLVFIVTFKLALDTHYWTWINHFVIWGSLIFFVVFSLLWGGIIWPFLNYQRMYYVFMQMLSSGPAWLSIVLLIISSLLPDVLKKVIWRSLWPTTTERIQNADKVYKGQLSEFTPLSSIHAAPNAGSRRRGSGIHRNTPNPTRSEPFTKKAMVTRWQRPPDYCTFTPLLGFTDVNRTSKQGQTFSRAGPETLV
- the atp11a gene encoding phospholipid-transporting ATPase IH isoform X2, whose translation is MGLDLSTLRTLISRYCVGEENWVDSRTIYIGHKKPPPGAEAFIQQRFPDNRIVSSKYTFWNFIPKNMFEQFRRVANFYFLIIFLVQLIIDTPTSPVTSGLPLFFVITVTAIKQGYEDWLRHKADKAVNQCPVHVLQHGKVICKQSRKLRVGDIVFVKEDESFPCDLILLSSSRDDGTCHVTTASLDGESSHKTYYAVQDTKAYNAEKEVDSIHATIECEQPQPDLYKFVGRINIYMNNEPVARPLGSENLLLRGATLKNTECIYVAIYTGMETKMALNYQSKSQKRSAVEKSMNAYLVVYLCILISKAFVNTVLKYAWQADPIRDEPWYDQRTEAARQRNIVIRAFTDFLAFMVLFNYIIPVSMYVTVEMQKFLGSYFMMWDDEMFDQELGERAVVNTSDLNEELGQVEYVFTDKTGTLTENNMEFIECCVDGHVYVAQAICNGQVLPGADSMDMIDTSPGPEARQREELFFRALCLCHTVQVKEEETVDGIKQGIHLGKSTSFYISSSPDEVALVEGMKRLGFTYLRLKDSHMEILNREEEIERFELLEVLTFDSVRRRMSVIVRASTGELYLFCKGADSSIFPRVISGKVDQVRARVEHNAVEGLRTLCVAYRPLSPAQYQEVCLLLSQAKLALQDRDKRLAEAYDIIEKDLILLGATAVEDRLQEKAADTIESLHKAGMKVWVLTGDKMETAAATCYASKLFHRNTQILELTTKRTEEQSLHDVLFDLSRTVLRQHGGMSRDVSGLSGDYMDYGLIIDGATLSTVMKPGQEDSNSGNYKEIFLEICRNCSAVLCCRMAPLQKAQIVKLIKTSKEHPITLAIGDGANDVSMILEAHVGIGIMGKEGRQAVRNSDYAIPKFKHLKKILLVHGHYYYIRISELVQYFFYKNVCFIFPQFLYQFFCGFSQQPLYDTAYLTLYNISFTSLPILVYSLIEQHINMDILKKDPSLYRDIAKNSLLRWPIFIYWTLLGVYDAIVIFFGAYFLFDNATFTSNGQLMTTNTQMMFGNWTFGTLVFTVLVFIVTFKLALDTHYWTWINHFVIWGSLIFFVVFSLLWGGIIWPFLNYQRMYYVFMQMLSSGPAWLSIVLLIISSLLPDVLKKVIWRSLWPTTTERIQNADKVYKGQLSEFTPLSSIHAAPNAGSRRRGSGIHRNTPNPTRSEPFTKKAMVTRWQRPPDYCTFTPLLGFTDVNRTSKQGQTFSRAGPETLV